ATAGGTATAACTGGTGGTACTCTGTTCCCCGGAGGGGATGGACAAGTTTTGGGGAAGAAGGAGGTAGGAGGCAACTAATAACAAAGGCGAGGCACAGGAACAGGACTGCCTGACTCTGCCCAGCTGGTAGTTGAGACATGGCAAGAAACAGGCCAGGAGACCAACAACGCTCCTTCACCAACACAATTACCCACTGCCCATCCACCGGGACATGCCCCTAGATCCCAGTAGAGTACAGATTCTTCCTGATGGCAGGCTCAcctttggtgatggtggtgacggTCGAGAAGGTAGGCCCAAAGGTCGTTTCCATTCTGGTCTAATAGATAATGGAAAAGACTTAATGCAGTATGAACAGGGTCACACATACTGACATGCTTACCTGCCAGAGGCTCACCTGCATGCATATACAGGGACACACCATCAACAGGCACAGGCTGTCCCGAGGGACCCTCCGAGGAGGGAGAGCAGTACCCGCAGCTCCGCCCTCAGTGCCAGGTTATGTATAGCATGCTGGGCTCTGGGGTGTGGTATGCAGAGGGCAGACCCTCACCCTCAGGTGCCTCTCTTACCCCACTGCTGTCTGGGGAGGGAAGGTTGGCGGGCCCCCCAGAGAAGCGGTTGTAGCGGGCACTCTTGGCTGAGCTCATGCTCTAGAGAGGCATCCAGGTTCCTCGGGCAGTGTCCCCTACGGGTAGAACACAAATGAGGGGCTTCAAAGGTGGCATCCTGGGTACCTAGAAGTCAAAGTTTCCCCACCCGGTAGACCTCTGGCCAGTCCATCACAGGGCAGGTCTTAACTTCTTCCTACCTCTGATGCCTTGCTGGCAGTACCACAGTGGGCAAGGGCCTGACTGCCCCTCCTTCAAAGCTGCAAAGGCCCCAGCTGTAGGAAAGGAGGCTCCTGAGGACAGGTGACATTTAGTGGTGCCATCCATTCAGGCCTGGACCTTTTGAGGAAACCACCCAGCTCCACCCCTGAAGTGAAAAACCCCATCTGTGTTGGTCGGTCCTCTGGTCCTGACCACTGCTCATCACTTTGAGAGCTGCCACTCTGCAGGCTAAGGCTGGGTCTTGATTGCTACCCGTCCATTAACCTGGACCTAAGGCGCGGCACACACATACCAGGACTTAGTTGCATGGGGCCCCACCAGAGCAACACGAATGTGTTCTCTGCCACAGCAGATGCTATCAGTATCCAGCCGGGACCACCGAGACCCCATGGGCAAAGTCACTTGAGCCTGTCTCCCAACTGTGGTCACACAGGAAAAAGATGAACCCTAGATCTTAACCAATGGCAGTCACCCACACCAACTGTGCCATTCAAGGATTAGGGTAGCAGAAGGCACAAGGGAAGCATACAAGGACCAGTGTCCCTGCTCTACGCAGaagagaggggcaggagaagggtaGACTTGTGGCCTCTATAGGGAAGGGAAGATTAGAAAGAGACCCAGTCAGCATGTCATCCTCAGGACAGGCCCAGGACAACACCCACCCTGTGACACTGCAGCTGTATACACTGCAGGGACATAGCACTGTCAGAAGACATCCCCTAAGGGTCCTCCCTCAGGACCCTGCAAGCACGACTACTCAACAAACAGCAGCAGCCTTATTTAAGCCCCAGAGGGCGCCCTGTAAGGAGCAGggttgttgtggaatagaatatttatttaactatgtaaagatgtgttgctgttttaccttgcctgcctaagggacctgattggtctaataagaagctgactggccaatagctaggtaggggagggacaggcggggctggtgggccgagagaaaaggggagccagccagcagggggccagccagccagacatggagaaagcaggaaagcaggatggacagtatacAGATGGGGTAAacgagccttggggcagcacacagatgaatagaaatgggttcattaaAAAGCAagccaggccgggcggtggtggcgcacgcctttaatcccagcactcgggaggcagaggcaggcggatctctgtgagttcgaggccagcctgggctaccaagttagctccaggaaaggcgcaaagctacacaagagaaaccctgactcgaaaaaaaaaaaaaaaccaaaaaaaaaaaaaaaaaaaaaaaaaaaagcaagccagaaacaagccaaggccGAGCCTTCACaactaagtctccatgtcatgatttgggggctggcgcTCCAAGAAAGCCTCCAGGGTGCCACAATCAACTGTGCACTCTCCCTCTCATAGGCCACCTAGGGATTCGTACCACGGGCTCACTGCCCAAGTGGAGCCTCTGAAGCCACCTTTTGGGGAGACGTGGCAGTGGAGCATCCATCCCACAGCCCATCACGGGTGGCTTGGCTGTGCCAAGGCCGTCGAGGACAGAGAAGGCACAGGAAGAGAGGGAGCGCAGAGGGGTCTAGTGAACCATGCACTAAACCTGGGGCCTAGACCAAAGGGAGACAGACGGTCTCTACCCCAGCTCCCTGGGGATACTGCACATGGGCAGCTGCTCCACTTTCTCCCTCAGGGCTCCTGACACTGTCTCTTCAGGAAGGCCACAAAGTCTGTCCTGCTTTACTCAGAGTTGTCCAGCCCCACCCAGAGGGCTCTGAGGAAGGACTGGCTCCCAACCTGTCTGCAACCCCTGCTGATTTCTAGTCCTTTCTTTGTACTGCCCAGGCCTCACCCACCTCTTCAGCTGCCACCTGCAGTTCCATCTACCTGCCATGGACCCACTTTGGGCCTCAGGCCTCAACCCTCCATCTCACAGATCAGGGGAGCTTCTGGCCCCTGTAATTGGCAGTCGGGCCCTTGCCATCTGTCACTCTAGACACCCTCAAGTGCAGGTAAGTAGAATTCTCAAAAAGGCaggccacacagctgccatgacagttGCCAATGCAAACCAGAGGCTCTATGGTAATcgcttcctccctcccactctaCCCATCTCAATACCCCCAGAAACCCCCAGGCCCATCTGTGGTTCTAGGGCCTGGCAAGCTCAGAGGAGGTAGGCCTGGGGCAGGGATGTGAATAAGGCCTGCAGGCAACCCTGTACTCTTCCGCCTCTTTCCCCAGCAGTCTCCTCCCTGAGCAGGAAGGTCCTCGAGAGCTGCCCTGTTGACTTAGATGAAAACACCTTTGCCACAGGGACTTCCAACCAGCCTAGAGCTGGGGGCTTCAGGCTTGCTCCATCAGTGTGAAAGATTTAACCCTTTGGAGAAAACCCAGGAGGTGGGCTCACAGGGTATTAAGAGATAGACCTACATTCCACAGAGCCGTTTCCTAGCACCTGTTGCTTTGGGCTGGGAGCCCAGGACCACAGTGCCTGACTTCTCTCGGGCTCTATtgtaaggttaaaaaagaaaaagtacactTGGCAACATGCAAATCAGTGGCCAGTCCATAGAGCCAGTACAGGGCAACAGAACTAGCCTGAAAGGAAGTAGAGAGCCAAGTTGAGCTGGAAAGGAGGGAGGCAGATCGCTCCGGGCTCGGAAAGCAGCTTCCCAGTTCACGTGGTTTCAACCTCCTTCAGGGACCGGAGGGTAGGCTAGCCTCAGGCTAGCGTCCAGAATCCTCATCTGTGTACCACCCACAAGGCAGCCACCACCATTAGCACAGGATTGAGCAACACACTGAAGGCGCTCTCTGGGTCAGTTCCCCAGGGCCTGAGCTTTGCAATAATAGGATTCCCCAGCTGGTGGaggcaggctgaggcagcagagaAAGCGTCACGCAGGCCAAACACACCCGAAGCTGGAGCCGACACTCTGCCGACACTCTGGAAGAAAGTTGTCAACTCGAGTAGGAACTCCTTAGGGGTTATGTGTCCTAGAAGCCTGATCTCTCCTGTCCTCTAATTCCCAGGGTCGGAAGGACAGATTTCCACAAGGTTGGCAGCCTATCCTCAAGCTAGGAAAAGCTATGGGCAGTGGGTTAAGTCAGGACTTGTCACCTAAGCTCCCTTGCCGCTTTCCAAGTCCAAGAAGAGCACTTCCCTGTTGGTGGCGCCCAGGACATAAGGGCCTAAGAGACAGaatcttacttttttattttgcagtTTTCCCTTTTCACATTATTCCCCCCCACACTTATTTTTCTGTACGTGTGCATCTGTACACGTGTGTGCCTCGGTCCCGACCATGAGTGTAGAGAGCTCAGAAAACAACTGAggaagtaggttctctccttccacctagGCCGCCATCTACCCCACGAGAcggcacttatttatttatttactcattttaatttatttattgcgtGTGAGCAGGAGCTCACgtgctatggcacacatgtggaagtcagaagacaactggggggtgggggttggttctcttccttccattatgtgggtcccaggaatcgaCCTCAGGTCATCTTTGGTGGTAAGTTTCCATATCTGCTGAGCGATCGATCTCAGCAGCCAaagatttatcttttttaaaaaaatttgtttagatttacttttatttctttacatgtatgtgtatgagtgtttcaccaTACTGTATGCGTGTGCGCTACACTCATGCTGGTGCTCGAGGAGGTGCTGAGCCTccctgggggtgctgggaacccaacccagtTCTTTGCAACAAAaacatgtgctcttaatcactgagcaactctccagccccccaaagatttatgttaaaaagaagaaaaaaactgtgtgtgtgtgtgtgaaagtgtgtgagACAGAGAGTGTGAGTGTTTAAGCGTGCATGTGTACTGGTACCTACAGAAACCAAAAAGGAGAGTGGTGGATCCCCAGAGTTAGTTttaggtgcttgtgagccacccacTGTAAACACAAGGACCTGGCTCCAGACTACTGccaagattcatttttttttaatttttttaattttatgtgtgaatgttttgcctacatgtatgtctgtgcaccataaaCAGAGTGCTCAcaaaggccaaaagagagcatcggatcccctagaactggagttacaaacagttgtgacctgccacgTGCcgagaactgaacccgggtcctctgtaagagcaagtgctgttaaccactgagccatctttccagccctgatttggtctttttaaagacaaaaagtttgaaagcctgaggcaggaggatcgctttTGGGCTAAGGCCAGCTTAAATACACAGTGAAAATCTGTGTcttgcagacagacaggcagacacagacacagacacagacacacagacacacagacacacagacacacacacacacaccatgggggAGGGCACTATCTACTCTGGCTGTCACCAGTCGAAAAGTAGCTCAAGGCCTGTCTGAACTGTGGGTAGCCAACAGGCTGTACCTCAGCCAGAGCACCCTCTGGTTATACTTGCCAGTTCCGAGCATATCTCCCGGCATAAGGAAGCCGGCGCGGGGACCCGAAGAATGTCCAGCCCCTCATTCAGCTCCCTCGGCTCAAAACCAGATCTGGCTGCCAAATCCTATAGAAACAGACTTGGTTGCCATAGCAAAGCTGCAGACACTTTCCCTGGCTTTTCCCTTGACGTCCCCTTAGCACATCTTTTCCATCCCAAATAGGCAGGGTCGGGCAGCCAGGGCCCCCAGGGTGTCTTTGCTTGCCTCAGATTTGAAGATCTCACAGAATCTCTAAACCCCTGGGCAGAAGCCTGTTCTGACTCCTTCCCTCCCAGCACCCAGCCTGACTTCTACCCCCAGTTTTCCTGCTGTCTGCACCCACAGCTCCAACTCTGCCTGGGTCCCTTAGCTggcttctccttcccagaattctgccTCTTTCTTACACCCTGTACCCAGCCTCCACATCTTCCCTGCCCGGGCTGAAcctcttcagagctcagggagtgAACGTCAACACCTGTCCTGCCAGTGGCACTCACCTGACTCAGGATCTGTCTAGACGGGCAGGGGGCTTCCCAGAGGAGGAGACTAGTCAGATCCAGAGCAGACAGAGCTCCTGAGGTGTGTGGCATCCCATCTGAGTGCCCTGCTATCTCAAACAATCCAACTGGTGGCAAACTTGTGGTAACAGGTCCAGGTATCTGCTTCTCCACGTGGTTTTGATTCCCTGGCGTATTCTTCCCACCCACAGACGCCGGGGTCCAGTCACTAAAGTCCCAGGCCAGTAAGAACGTAGAGCGCACACTCTATACCTGCTTCTGGCACTCACAGCAGCTCCACCCCTCAATCCTGGGTTTCAAGGTTGCTCCCCTGTACCCTCCCACCATACAATGGATATCCCCTGTGGATCTCTTGTACAGCTCTATTTCTTGGTTTCTACCCTGTGACCTTCTTCTACCTGGGACTTTCAAGCATCAAGTCCTACATTATCAGCTCATTCCTAGTGGTCTGTTTCCCTTCAGCCATATGACTCTTCCCTAGGACTAGTGTTCTGGGGACACTGGGGCTATCTATtgaaggatggggggggggttggcaggTTCCTCTCCAAGGGTTTCTCAAGAACAAGCCAATCAGAGAGCTGATAAAGTGCTAGGTGCCCACTTGCTGGTAAGACCAGACTTACAGGAACCCTGGTCCACAGTAAGATACAAGCAGCTGGTAAGTTTTAAAGGTGGGCACAGGCTGGCACTACACACACAGTACCTGTGACAGAGTGATTCTGACCATGGGCCCCAGACTCAggcagacctgggttcaaattctaCTTTACCATTCAAGAGGGGAGTGACTGGGTAAGTTGCTTGACTTTGATGGAGACTGGATTTGTCACTCTAACACACTGTAACGGATCCAAGTCTGAAAGGAGCTGTCAGAGATAACACATAACTAAAAGCTACAGATACACCAACGGCAGCAGCTCTGAGAGACTGGAGTGGAGGCTGAGAAAGGTCAAAAGGCCGGCCCACAGACAAGCCAGGGTGGGGACACAAAAAGGCTGACCCAAGCTTTGTTCCTTCTGCTCCCACCATTACTAACCAGGCGCCCCAGGGCAGCCTCGGGCTAGTCCCTTGCTGAGCTGAGCCAGGCAGCCGTCAGAGACTGAGCTGCCTATACCCTCTGCCCATCTCAGATCCTCCATCAGCTgtagcttcttcctgtttcccacacGAGGCATTGCTTCATCCAAGATTCATACCCACTGGGTGCTAGAGAACTGTTTAGTCTGACCCCTGAGGAGCCAGAAGCTGGGGGGCAAGGGTAGAGAGCTCCATTTATTTCTAGTCCGTCAGCCACTGATCAGAACTAAAGACTCAGATTTGTGATTCATTCCCAGCAAGACTCTGATACAACCGCTACAAGAAGTTACAGGAAAGAACTTCTCAGATTTGGACATCTCTCTTGGCCACTCCTTCCTGGTCTGTGGTCACCTTAGTCAGGCTGCATATACAGGTTCTCACTTCCTGAAGCCACAGCGGTAAATAAATGCAGGAACCTCAGGGTACAGAGATTGGAGTTTCCACAGAGAATCATGAACATGGAGCGTCTTCTAGAGTGTCTTTATGACTGAGGCACTGCGGGCCACATAGACAAGGTATCTTGGGCATAGAGAAGCCCAAAGACTGAAGAACAAGGCTGAATGGTTACTGAATCAAGGCCAGCAGTGAACAAAGGAATGAACCCGTGTGTGCACGGGGAGGAGCTTCAGGGGAGATGAGACTGAAGTGCAGATATCTCTAGACTTCAACCTCATCTGATCATCTtggcctgcctcaaaaaaatgtaGGCTGGGCCAACTGGCCAGGTGAAGGTTAGAAGGCAATGATTCAAGCCTCCTCACCTTTTCCTGCATCTCACCTGAATCATAAAGTTCATCATTATGCATACCAGAAGGCGCTCAGACTTTGCCCGGCTCTGTCTCCTACCTATCCCTTCCTAGTGTTTGCTAGCTTGCTCCAAGCCCTTTCTCAGAGGTCTTTATCCCTCTGGCTCCCTCTGCCTGTAAGGCACTTTCGGGAATGTCTCAGGACTGACTGCTTCTCCATTAGGTCTTTGGCTAACTCTAGCGCTCAACACTCACTTTAACTGTGttcagttttgttgttggttcccccccccccgtaaTAACCACAGTTCCTCATGATTTTTAACTCTTCTGTCAGTCACTCGCTCCTTTTAGAATAACAGTTGTGGAAGGTGAGTCGCCACAGGAGACATTTATCAAAGTCTTGGGACATTTTTGTTGTCCCAAAGGGCTGTGGGTATTACTACCGTCCAGGGAACAAATCCAGAAATGCTGCTACAATGCACAGGATTCCTAGAGGCAGAATGATCTGTCTCGAAACCGAGTACCAGATGAGCTTATCAGTTTGGAATCCTGTTCCCTGACGACTCTCCAGAGCCTAGGATACTTTCTGGCACACAGGCAGTGCTCTACAAATGTAGGAGAGCAAAaggaactagagagagagagtgaagaaaAGGACTGACAGACGAGTCGACGGAGAGTCAAGCAGACTTACGGACGCTGAGACCCCAGCAGTTTCAGTCCCGCCCCCCAGGCTAGGCCCACGACCGCTCGTGACGCTCCCATGCCAGCCCGCGCCCTGCCACACTGAAGGGGAGAACGAGCCCCAGGTCCAGTGCGCCGCGCGCACACTCACCCGCCCGCGGCTGCCTGGGAGCAGCGGCTACACCCTCCGGCATCATCTTGCCCCCTCGGCCCGCGGCCCGGAAAGGTACAGGGATACAGGAGCCGGAAGGGCCGGTGCGCTGTGCACGTCGGAATTTGTAGTCCACGGACTCCTGGAACTCCGGGGGCTGCTTCACACTTTGAGTTTCCTAAACTACGACTTCCGGCGACCTCGGCACTGCAGGACCGGATTGGTGGCTTCAGAATCACTCTATGTTGCAGATCGGAATTTGATTGGCTAAATGCACTTGCCGCTCATGTTCTCAATGACTCTACAAAGGGGAGGATCTTCGAGCGACCCAAGATACCGCCTCCAAAAGAAAGTCTACGGTATGATTGGTGGAAACTGCATGATAGCTGGAGGAGCATATCAGCAGCGAAGGAAGGTGGGCACTTCCTCACAGACTGCCCAATCACATAAGGAGCAGTTCTATAAACGCTTGCGCGTCGGCGGCAGGCGTTCTTTTGGGAGTGAAAACTCTAAGGTGTGTTTTGGTCGGTATTTGTGGAGCACGTTTTGCCGTTAGTAGTCGCGAAGTGGAACTCGAAGGGCCCCTTAACTGCAGGCCAGCCTTCCTCGAGTGCTGCGGTCGTCTGGGCTCTGCTTTAGTCCCTTTCCCCCCTCAATCTTCTGACTCCCTTTTTGCAGGTAAGACCGAGTCGGGCCTGGCTTTCCTTTGCAGCACCAAGCCTGTGATGAATTGCTTTAATTTCTGACACCTCGTATGAAAACTGCATGTGCAGTCTGATTACATTGCAAGACTGAGGCTTGGGGGCTCTGCCTTTAAGCGGAAGGACTGGGAATGAAAAGTTACCAAAAGTAAAAACTTCTGTTTGACTTTCAGAGCATGGTGAGTCGGCGGCAGGCCTTGACGGTAAATCAGCTGCGTCCCGAGTCAACAGTGGGCAGGAGGGTTTGCTGGTAAGCTGGGCATCCGTGTATCTGAATTGCTTTGCAATAAAGCGGAAGTGCAATCTTCGTTTTCAGATGTCGTTATTTCACGTACTGCACGTGGCCGAGTTGGTCCTCAGGTCTGCACAGGTCAGGTCATGAATGTAAGGCCTGTTTAGAGCTCTGCTCTAGGGTGAGCGTTTAGCCTGTTGTGGGGGACTACTCTGGTGAGGGCAtttgcacatgtggaagtcagaataaCCCACAGGAGTCCGTGCTTCCACCAGGTGAATTCTGGGTATAGTGAGTCAGACTTTGTGAATGTCTTTATCCCCGCTAATCCATCCTGCTGGCCCTGGACGGTGATTTCCCACAGATGACACAGACTCCAGAAAACatctttattaataaagactttGGGGGTGGGTTTTCACTCGAGTTTGTGGCTTGGTGACACAAAGTGGGAAGGGCCAGCCTGCTGAACGGTGACTGGGTTCTAGCGCCCTGTGGTTTCCTGCCTACGTGCTAGTTTCCTCTCAGAGCTCCCTAGTGGGCAGAAAGGCTGCAGTAGCCTTGGGGCTAACAGGTGAAGAATGATGGGTAATGGAGCCGGCCTGCCTGGGCAGTATGCAGTAAGCATGGCTTTTCTTGGAAGCTCAGCACAATACATGATGCCGTCCTCTCCGCCGCAAatgcccagaagagggcagcagagtgCCATGGCATGGGTTGTGTGCTAAAAGACCATTTCTGTGATGGCCAATGGGGCAAAAGGGGGATGAGCATCAGCCTCGAGAGTCTTGAAATTGGGTACACTAGGGGCATCCATTGGGTCAGGTCAAGACTATATAGACCCCATACAACTTAACAAGGCAGGGTTGCTTCCTCAGCCAGGTTCAGAGTCGACAGCAGGAGACCCCTCGGCCCTCCCTCTTGACGTAGTCGTGCAGCCTGAAGCGCGGCTCGCTGGGAGGCTGTGTGGATCGCTGTTTCAGCTCCCTGAAGAGCAGGGGTGACAACAGAACACAATGCAGCCTGTGCAGCCTCTTCCAGGCTTGTGCCCTGGAACACGAGGGCGGTGTTTCTGTTCGCTGCCAGGACTTACTTTGCTATGGCCGTGAAAGCCAAGTCGACGTTGAGGCCGGTCTTTGCGCTGGTTTCCATGAAAGGCAGCCCATACTCCTGCAAACAGCTGCTGCCAGCTAGGTGCTGGCCGAGTGGGGGCAGCCCAAGAGTGACAGCCTTAGGGACACCCTCGTCACCCACCCTGTTTGGACTCACCTTGGCCAatttctccccatcttccctcttTACCACGCGTTCTTGGGCAGAATCAACCTGGCCCAGGCACAGAAATTTTGTTAATGCTTACCCAGCTTGCCCTGTTGGGCCAGGCTGGAGAGGACAGGCTCACACTCCCACCTTGTTTCCCAGCAGCATGAGCACCACGTCCTGCTGGGCATATTCCTGGATCTCTGTCAACCAGGCCTGTGTGGGGAAAGCTGGGACCAGTCTCTCAAGGCTGGTCTTTGCCCTCTTGTGCCATATCTTTTTGGGTGCCTTTTCCTTGAAGCCCTCCCATGTGTGGACTAGAGGTGCCCACCTCACTGGTGCCTTATCCAGGTAACACTGGTAATGAAGCCAAGTGTCACCCAGGCCTGTTGGGTTAGTGACTAACAAACCTGGCCACCATGAGCTCACAGGGGTTCTTTAGTTTCTATCCTTCCTATTAGCAGGGGTTTTTAGAACTGTAGGGACCTTGATGGCATCTAGACAACCTGGGCCCATTCCCTCGCCAGGAAGGCCACTGACCTGGATGTTGTCGAAGGAGTCTTTGTTGGTGATGTCATAGAGCAGCAACAGTGCTGGGTACAGAAAGTAATGAGGACATCCCTGGGCCCAGTGGCTCCTTCATTACCCACTTTTAGCCATTCCAAGTCACAGGATGTTACATCATCCTCTCCTGCTGTCCCACGCATACCTCCCAACCCCTGCCCCCATGCAGCAGGTCACCCAGACTCCCTGTGGAGGAGAGCTGGTCCCCATATCTGCTGGCTTACCATGAGCGTCCCGGTAGTAGGCATGGGTGACGCTTCGGAACCGCTCCTGACCAGCTGTGTCCCAGATCTGTGGCAACAGGCACTGGTCACACTGCCCGGTGTCTCCCCGgtgtctccagccccaaacctGCACCCCTGTAAGCTCACCTGCAGCTTCACCTTCATGCCATCCACGTCCAGGACTTTGTtctgaaacagaaccagccagcaACAGTGAGGATGCCTGCTAACCTCTGCCCTGGGGGCTCCTGAGGTAGAAGTAGGAGAGGAAGTCATGCAAGCCATGACTGAACGCCCACTGAGGGGAGGTTGGGGGACCCCTA
This Peromyscus leucopus breed LL Stock chromosome 8b, UCI_PerLeu_2.1, whole genome shotgun sequence DNA region includes the following protein-coding sequences:
- the Rab26 gene encoding ras-related protein Rab-26 isoform X2: MSRKKTPKSKAGSVPAASTLPTAANRPRLSGPRTARPGPEALPNGPPQSGRPSLGGTGDFYDVAFKVMLVGDSGVGKTCLLVRFKDGAFLAGTFISTVGIDFRNKVLDVDGMKVKLQIWDTAGQERFRSVTHAYYRDAHALLLLYDITNKDSFDNIQAWLTEIQEYAQQDVVLMLLGNKVDSAQERVVKREDGEKLAKLFAGVWAAFHGNQRKDRPQRRLGFHGHSKGAETAIHTASQRAALQAARLRQEGGPRGLLLSTLNLAEEATLPC
- the Rab26 gene encoding ras-related protein Rab-26 isoform X4 → MLPSKIKHDVYGGRVMLVGDSGVGKTCLLVRFKDGAFLAGTFISTVGIDFRNKVLDVDGMKVKLQIWDTAGQERFRSVTHAYYRDAHALLLLYDITNKDSFDNIQAWLTEIQEYAQQDVVLMLLGNKVDSAQERVVKREDGEKLAKVSPNRVGDEGVPKAVTLGLPPLGQHLAGSSCLQEYGLPFMETSAKTGLNVDLAFTAIAKELKQRSTQPPSEPRFRLHDYVKREGRGVSCCRL
- the Rab26 gene encoding ras-related protein Rab-26 isoform X1; its protein translation is MSRKKTPKSKAGSVPAASTLPTAANRPRLSGPRTARPGPEALPNGPPQSGRPSLGGTGDFYDVAFKVMLVGDSGVGKTCLLVRFKDGAFLAGTFISTVGIDFRNKVLDVDGMKVKLQIWDTAGQERFRSVTHAYYRDAHALLLLYDITNKDSFDNIQAWLTEIQEYAQQDVVLMLLGNKVDSAQERVVKREDGEKLAKVSPNRVGDEGVPKAVTLGLPPLGQHLAGSSCLQEYGLPFMETSAKTGLNVDLAFTAIAKELKQRSTQPPSEPRFRLHDYVKREGRGVSCCRL
- the Rab26 gene encoding ras-related protein Rab-26 isoform X3, which encodes MSRKKTPKSKAGSVPAASTLPTAANRPRLSGPRTARPGPEALPNGPPQSGRPSLGGTGDFYDVAFKVMLVGDSGVGKTCLLVRFKDGAFLAGTFISTVGIDFRNKVLDVDGMKVKLQIWDTAGQERFRSVTHAYYRDAHALLLLYDITNKDSFDNIQAWLTEIQEYAQQDVVLMLLGNKVDSAQERVVKREDGEKLAKEYGLPFMETSAKTGLNVDLAFTAIAKELKQRSTQPPSEPRFRLHDYVKREGRGVSCCRL